Proteins from a single region of Choloepus didactylus isolate mChoDid1 chromosome 10, mChoDid1.pri, whole genome shotgun sequence:
- the LOC119504798 gene encoding acyl-protein thioesterase 1-like, which produces MCGNNMSAPLPAIVPAARKATAAVIFLHRLGDTGHGWAEAFAGIRSSHIKYICPHAPVMPVTLNMNMTMPSWFDIIGLSPGSQEDEPGIKQAAENVKSLIDQEVKNGIPSNRIILGGFSQGGALSLYTALTTQQKLAGVIALSCWLPLRDSFPQGPITGTNKDISILQCHGDCDPLVPLMFGSVTTEKLKTLVNPANVAFKTYGGLMHSSCHQEMMDIKQFIDKVLPSVD; this is translated from the coding sequence ATGTGCGGCAATAACATGTCAGCCCCGCTGCCCGCCATCGTGCCCGCCGCCCGCAAGGCCACCGCGGCGGTTATTTTTCTTCACAGATTGGGAGACACAGGGCATGGATGGGCAGAAGCCTTTGCAGGTATCAGAAGTTCACATATCAAATACATCTGCCCGCATGCGCCAGTTATGCCTGtaacattaaatatgaatatgaCTATGCCTTCTTGGTTTGATATTATTGGGCTTTCACCTGGTTCACAGGAAGATGAACCTGGAATCAAGCAGGCGGCAGAAAATGTCAAATCTTTGATAGACCAAGAAGTGAAGAATGGAATTCCTTCTAACAGGATTATTTTGGGAGGATTTTCCCAGGGAGGAGCTTTATCTTTATATACTGCTCTTACCACGCAGCAGAAACTGGCAGGTGTCATTGCACTCAGTTGCTGGCTTCCACTTCGGGATTCATTTCCACAGGGTCCTATCACTGGCACTAATAAAGACATATCTATCCTCCAGTGTCATGGAGATTGTGACCCCTTAGTCCCCCTAATGTTTGGTTCCGTTACTACTGAAAAGCTAAAAACATTGGTAAATCCAGCCAATGTAGCCTTCAAAACCTATGGGGGCTTGATGCACAGTTCATGTCACCAGGAAATGATGGATATCAAGCAATTCATTGATAAAGTCCTACCGTCAGTTGATTGA